The following proteins are encoded in a genomic region of Rubrobacter xylanophilus DSM 9941:
- a CDS encoding thiamine pyrophosphate-dependent dehydrogenase E1 component subunit alpha codes for MYRLMLLARRVDERSWILNRQGKAAFVISCQGQEAAQVGAAMHLRPGYDYVYPYYRDHGIVLTLGMTARDEMLALLAREEDPNSGGRQMPGHFSSRELNIVTASAPIAVQFPQAVGSALAFKMRGEDGVVLACGGEASTSEGDWHEAMNFAGVHGLPVVFLIQNNHYAISVPEPLQVAGSIARRAEGYGFPGVEVDGNDVLAVYEAAGEAFARARKGEGPTLIEAKTYRLTAHSSDDDDRRYREREEVEQWRLKDPIPRFERYLMENGVLDEAARDRIDAEVREEVREASEYAENAPVADPDSVLEGVYAEGV; via the coding sequence ATGTACCGGCTCATGCTTCTGGCGCGGCGGGTGGACGAGCGCTCCTGGATCCTGAACCGCCAGGGCAAGGCGGCGTTCGTCATCTCCTGCCAGGGCCAGGAGGCCGCGCAGGTGGGGGCGGCGATGCACCTGAGGCCCGGCTACGACTACGTCTACCCCTACTACCGGGACCACGGGATAGTCCTCACCCTCGGGATGACCGCCCGGGACGAGATGCTCGCCCTGCTCGCCAGGGAGGAGGACCCGAACAGCGGCGGGCGGCAGATGCCCGGGCACTTCTCCAGCCGCGAGCTCAACATCGTGACCGCTTCTGCGCCCATAGCGGTGCAGTTCCCGCAGGCGGTGGGCAGCGCGCTGGCCTTCAAGATGCGCGGGGAGGACGGGGTGGTGCTCGCGTGCGGCGGGGAGGCCTCCACCAGCGAGGGCGACTGGCACGAGGCCATGAACTTCGCCGGGGTGCACGGGCTTCCGGTGGTCTTCCTGATCCAGAACAACCACTACGCCATCAGCGTCCCGGAGCCGCTGCAGGTGGCCGGCTCCATAGCCCGGCGGGCCGAGGGCTACGGCTTTCCGGGCGTGGAGGTGGACGGGAACGACGTGCTCGCCGTCTACGAGGCGGCCGGCGAGGCGTTCGCCCGCGCCCGAAAGGGCGAGGGGCCGACGCTCATCGAGGCCAAGACCTACCGGCTGACCGCCCACTCCTCCGACGACGACGACCGGCGCTACCGGGAGCGGGAGGAGGTCGAGCAGTGGCGCCTGAAGGACCCCATCCCGCGCTTCGAGCGGTACTTGATGGAGAACGGGGTTCTGGACGAGGCCGCCCGCGACAGGATCGACGCCGAGGTGCGCGAGGAGGTGCGGGAGGCGAGCGAGTACGCCGAGAACGCCCCCGTCGCCGACCCGGACTCGGTGCTGGAGGGCGTCTACGCGGAGGGGGTCTAG
- a CDS encoding FAD-dependent oxidoreductase yields the protein MPYQLVKYALSSKYPRTRMFTATVDLKDNYDVVIIGAGGHGLAAAYYLARDYDITNVAVLEKDYIGAGGTGRNTTIIRSNYLTPEGVRFYDESLRLFKDLSTEFDLNLFYSERGHFTLAHSDSAVRTMRWRAEVNKHMGVNSEFVNPDFVKESCPYIDLTCGGNAPIMGALYHPPGAIARHDAVAWGYGAGAVKRGVEIHQNTEVVGIDVRKGKVIGVRTNRGYIRTSKILSAVAGWTPQITDMVGIRTPIYVRPLQACVSEPLKPFLDTIIVSGSLHVYVSQSSRGELVMGGATDPYDLNMMRTSLEFTEGLASHMLDLFPFLSEVKILRVWAGLCDMTPDFAPIMGKTPVEGFYLDAGWGTWGFKATPISGKTMAHTIAKDCEPDLIYAFRLSRFEDFELTGEKGAASVGH from the coding sequence ATGCCCTACCAGCTTGTAAAATACGCGCTCAGCTCCAAATACCCGCGCACGCGAATGTTTACTGCAACTGTAGATCTAAAAGATAATTATGATGTAGTTATCATTGGAGCTGGTGGGCATGGTCTTGCTGCGGCTTACTATCTAGCTCGTGACTATGATATCACTAACGTAGCTGTACTTGAAAAAGACTATATTGGAGCTGGAGGTACAGGGCGAAACACCACGATTATCCGATCTAATTATTTAACTCCTGAAGGCGTGCGTTTTTATGATGAAAGCCTTCGCTTATTTAAAGATCTTTCCACAGAGTTTGACCTTAATCTATTCTATTCTGAACGTGGTCATTTTACCTTAGCTCATAGCGACTCTGCAGTACGCACTATGCGGTGGCGTGCTGAGGTAAATAAACATATGGGAGTAAATAGTGAATTTGTTAATCCAGATTTCGTGAAGGAAAGTTGTCCGTATATAGATCTCACATGTGGTGGAAACGCACCAATTATGGGCGCGCTATATCATCCTCCTGGTGCTATAGCGCGTCATGATGCTGTAGCGTGGGGATATGGGGCCGGTGCTGTCAAACGCGGCGTAGAGATCCACCAAAATACAGAAGTAGTTGGTATTGATGTTAGAAAAGGCAAAGTAATTGGCGTACGAACAAACCGAGGTTATATTCGAACTTCTAAAATACTCTCTGCAGTGGCCGGTTGGACTCCGCAGATAACAGATATGGTAGGGATTCGTACTCCCATTTATGTAAGACCTCTACAAGCTTGTGTTTCTGAACCGCTGAAGCCGTTTCTTGACACAATCATCGTTTCAGGAAGCTTGCATGTTTACGTAAGCCAATCTTCACGTGGTGAGTTAGTTATGGGTGGAGCTACTGATCCATACGATCTCAATATGATGCGGACCTCTTTGGAGTTTACTGAGGGTTTGGCTAGCCATATGTTGGATCTTTTCCCATTTTTGTCGGAAGTCAAGATCTTGCGCGTTTGGGCTGGGTTATGTGATATGACCCCAGATTTTGCACCAATTATGGGCAAAACCCCAGTTGAAGGGTTCTATCTTGATGCAGGGTGGGGAACATGGGGCTTCAAAGCTACGCCGATTAGCGGCAAAACCATGGCACATACCATTGCCAAAGATTGCGAACCCGACTTGATATATGCTTTTCGGTTGTCTAGGTTTGAAGATTTTGAACTAACAGGTGAAAAAGGCGCTGCATCTGTAGGACATTAA
- a CDS encoding sarcosine oxidase subunit delta, producing the protein MKILNCPINGPRPIHEFIYGGEFRDMPDVDAVTDGEWVDYLYNRSGVPGIKREWWYHVASNVWFIAERDTATNVVCKTYLFEGRRNYE; encoded by the coding sequence ATGAAGATATTAAACTGCCCAATCAATGGTCCACGTCCAATTCATGAGTTTATTTATGGCGGAGAGTTTCGGGATATGCCTGATGTAGATGCTGTAACAGACGGAGAGTGGGTAGATTATCTCTATAACCGCAGTGGGGTTCCTGGGATTAAACGGGAGTGGTGGTATCACGTTGCCAGCAATGTTTGGTTTATTGCTGAACGGGATACAGCGACGAATGTTGTGTGCAAAACCTACTTGTTTGAGGGTAGAAGAAACTATGAGTAG
- a CDS encoding transposase, with protein MTPTGFSTLKGRRYESLKRLSDSEVITLALFQQLRGVESERSFLRDCERFFSHLFPGVVGLHPSSFHRRVRKLRRFLEPLRRALLEELVGDPETLIVDSTLLSVLHPRQVKQSAAGFEGAGWSRWGSFCVYGVKLHLVCSTNRVPISYEMTAANEADVLLVEELLAGAALEEGEVARRLFGDLAYESGALRRRLAESGILLSTEGASRRPATRQQIEVCFAHLKGAFGLGETLAKTLVGLAIRIAAKVTAYTYGLYVNRLLGRPQGRIKELWA; from the coding sequence ATGACGCCTACCGGCTTCTCAACCCTAAAAGGAAGGCGTTACGAGTCTCTCAAGCGTCTCTCGGACTCGGAGGTCATCACTCTGGCACTCTTCCAGCAGTTGCGGGGAGTGGAGAGCGAACGCTCCTTCCTTAGAGACTGCGAGAGGTTCTTCTCGCACCTGTTCCCCGGAGTGGTGGGGCTGCATCCTTCTTCCTTCCATCGACGTGTGAGGAAGCTCAGGCGTTTCCTCGAACCCCTGCGACGCGCCTTGCTGGAGGAGTTGGTCGGAGATCCAGAGACGCTCATCGTGGACTCGACGCTGCTTTCCGTCCTGCATCCGAGGCAAGTGAAGCAGTCCGCCGCGGGCTTCGAGGGAGCAGGGTGGAGCAGGTGGGGTTCGTTCTGCGTGTACGGGGTGAAGCTGCATCTGGTGTGCTCTACCAATCGGGTTCCCATCTCCTACGAGATGACCGCCGCCAACGAAGCCGACGTACTCCTCGTCGAGGAGCTCCTCGCGGGGGCGGCCCTGGAGGAGGGCGAAGTCGCGAGGAGGCTCTTTGGGGATCTCGCCTACGAGAGCGGCGCGCTCAGGAGGCGGCTGGCCGAAAGCGGAATCCTCCTCTCGACCGAGGGAGCGAGCCGCCGACCGGCGACGAGGCAGCAGATCGAGGTCTGCTTCGCGCATCTCAAAGGAGCCTTCGGACTGGGCGAGACGCTGGCGAAGACTCTGGTGGGACTGGCGATCCGGATCGCGGCGAAGGTGACGGCCTACACCTACGGTTTGTACGTCAACCGGCTCCTCGGAAGGCCGCAGGGGCGCATAAAGGAGCTATGGGCATGA
- a CDS encoding acyl-CoA mutase large subunit family protein, which produces MLQFSPGTWRDTGGVPVETRRKTARERWEEAYSKSPERDAEFSTISGIPVKPLYTPEDLGHFDYEEKLGYPGEYPYTRGVYPTMYRGRLWTIRQFAGYGDAEETNKRFRYLLEQGQTGLSVAFDMPTLMGLDSDSPLSLGEVGIEGVAIDSLEDMERLFEGIPMDEITTSMTINAPAMVLLAMYVVAAEKKGIPPEKLGGTNQNDILKEYIAQKEWIYPPGPSMRIFKDMLVYCTRHMPKWNTVSISGYHIREAGSTAVQELAFTLSDGFAYVDAGIEAGLEVDEFAPRFSFFFNSHIDFFEEIAKFRAARRIWANVMKEKYGAKDPRSLRLRFHTQTAGVSLTAQEPYNNIARTAFEALAAILGGTQSLHTNSFDEALALPTEEAVRIAVRTQQIAALETGVTNTIDPLGGSYFVEWLTDEMERQAHEYFRQIEELGGVIPAIEQGFQMREIAEASARYQRELEEGRRHMVNVNIYEPREEQDVEIHRVPPEVGERQVRRLKELKRRRDNRLVRQRLAELKRAAQGNENTMYPILECVRAYATVQEICDTLKEVFGTYRETPVI; this is translated from the coding sequence ATGCTACAGTTTTCACCAGGGACCTGGCGAGACACGGGAGGAGTGCCAGTGGAGACCAGGAGGAAGACCGCGCGGGAGAGGTGGGAAGAGGCGTATTCCAAGAGCCCCGAGCGGGACGCCGAGTTCTCGACCATCTCGGGCATCCCCGTAAAGCCGCTCTACACCCCCGAGGATCTCGGCCACTTCGACTACGAGGAGAAGCTCGGCTACCCCGGCGAGTACCCCTACACCCGTGGCGTGTACCCCACGATGTACCGGGGCAGGCTATGGACCATAAGGCAGTTCGCCGGCTACGGGGACGCCGAGGAGACCAACAAGCGCTTCCGCTACCTGCTCGAGCAGGGTCAGACAGGGCTCTCGGTCGCCTTCGACATGCCGACGCTCATGGGCCTCGACTCCGACTCGCCGCTCTCTCTGGGCGAGGTCGGCATAGAGGGCGTGGCCATAGACTCGCTGGAGGACATGGAGCGCCTCTTCGAGGGCATCCCGATGGACGAGATCACCACCTCCATGACCATCAACGCCCCGGCGATGGTGCTCCTGGCGATGTACGTGGTGGCCGCCGAGAAGAAGGGCATCCCGCCCGAGAAGCTCGGGGGGACCAACCAGAACGACATCCTCAAGGAGTACATAGCGCAGAAGGAGTGGATCTACCCGCCCGGGCCCTCCATGCGCATCTTCAAGGACATGCTGGTCTACTGCACCCGCCACATGCCGAAGTGGAACACCGTCTCCATCTCGGGCTACCACATCCGGGAGGCGGGCTCCACGGCGGTGCAGGAGCTCGCGTTCACCCTCTCCGACGGGTTCGCCTACGTGGACGCCGGGATAGAGGCGGGGCTGGAGGTCGACGAGTTCGCGCCGCGCTTCTCGTTCTTCTTCAACTCGCACATAGACTTCTTCGAGGAGATCGCCAAGTTCCGCGCCGCGAGGCGCATCTGGGCCAACGTGATGAAGGAGAAGTACGGCGCGAAGGACCCGCGGAGCCTGAGGCTGCGCTTCCACACCCAGACCGCCGGCGTCTCTCTGACCGCCCAGGAGCCCTACAACAACATCGCCCGCACCGCCTTCGAGGCCCTGGCGGCCATCCTGGGCGGCACCCAGTCGCTGCACACCAACTCCTTCGACGAGGCGCTCGCGCTCCCCACGGAGGAGGCGGTGCGCATCGCGGTGCGCACGCAGCAGATAGCGGCGCTCGAGACCGGGGTGACCAACACCATAGACCCTCTGGGCGGCTCGTACTTCGTGGAGTGGCTCACCGACGAGATGGAGCGGCAGGCCCACGAGTACTTCCGGCAGATAGAGGAGCTCGGCGGGGTCATCCCGGCCATCGAGCAGGGCTTCCAGATGCGCGAGATCGCCGAGGCCTCCGCCCGCTACCAGCGGGAGCTGGAGGAGGGGCGCCGCCACATGGTCAACGTCAACATCTACGAGCCCCGGGAGGAGCAGGACGTCGAGATCCACCGGGTCCCCCCCGAGGTCGGGGAGCGGCAGGTGCGGCGCCTGAAGGAGCTCAAGCGCCGCCGGGACAACCGGCTGGTCAGGCAGCGCTTGGCGGAGCTCAAGCGGGCGGCGCAGGGCAACGAGAACACCATGTACCCCATCCTGGAGTGCGTGAGGGCCTACGCGACGGTGCAGGAGATCTGCGACACCCTCAAGGAGGTCTTCGGCACCTACCGCGAGACCCCGGTGATATAG
- a CDS encoding acyl-CoA dehydrogenase family protein: protein MDFELSGEQREVRERAAEFADREVAPGARERDLNDVYPREVFEKLAGMGFMGLCVPEEYGGAGRDFLSYVLAIEELSRADAGVGVTLAVHTSAGTLPILAYGTEEQKRRWVPPLARGERVGCFALTEPEAGSDAAAIEARAERVEGGYRISGHKQWITNGRVAGTMILFARAPEGVTAFIVPMDAEGVSLGKHARKMGVISATTDDVLLDGVFVPEEDRLGEEGKGLRVALGTLDPGRIGIAGQALGIAEAAFRCAAEHAVRRRAFGRPIAEHQAISFKLADMQVKIRAARLLAYEAAWMKDRGMRVTEAGARAKLYASQVANEVAYEAVQILGGRGYMKDESPVERLYRDARVTEIYEGTSEVQRIVLSRSILREYSQALEAPGGVERSRPVLG from the coding sequence ATGGACTTCGAGCTGAGCGGGGAGCAGCGGGAGGTAAGGGAGCGGGCGGCGGAGTTCGCCGACCGGGAGGTGGCGCCGGGGGCCCGCGAGCGGGACCTGAACGACGTCTACCCCCGCGAGGTCTTCGAGAAACTCGCCGGGATGGGCTTTATGGGCCTCTGCGTCCCCGAGGAGTACGGCGGGGCCGGGCGGGACTTCCTCTCCTACGTGCTCGCCATCGAGGAGCTCAGCCGCGCCGACGCCGGGGTGGGGGTGACGCTCGCGGTGCACACCAGCGCGGGAACCCTGCCCATCCTCGCCTACGGCACCGAGGAGCAGAAGCGGCGCTGGGTGCCGCCGCTCGCGCGGGGGGAGAGGGTGGGCTGCTTCGCCCTCACCGAGCCGGAGGCGGGCTCCGACGCCGCCGCCATAGAGGCGAGGGCCGAGCGGGTCGAGGGGGGCTACCGCATAAGCGGCCACAAGCAGTGGATCACCAACGGCCGCGTGGCCGGGACCATGATCCTCTTCGCCCGCGCCCCCGAGGGGGTTACCGCCTTTATCGTGCCGATGGACGCCGAGGGCGTCTCCCTCGGCAAGCACGCGAGGAAGATGGGCGTGATCTCGGCGACCACCGACGACGTGCTCCTGGACGGCGTCTTCGTCCCGGAGGAGGACCGGCTCGGGGAGGAGGGGAAGGGCCTGCGCGTGGCGCTCGGCACGCTGGACCCGGGGAGGATCGGGATCGCCGGGCAGGCGCTCGGGATAGCGGAGGCCGCCTTCCGCTGCGCCGCGGAGCACGCCGTGCGGCGCCGGGCGTTCGGCAGGCCCATAGCCGAGCACCAGGCCATCTCCTTCAAGCTCGCCGACATGCAGGTGAAGATCAGGGCCGCCCGGCTGCTCGCCTACGAGGCCGCGTGGATGAAGGACAGGGGGATGCGCGTCACGGAGGCCGGCGCCCGGGCCAAGCTCTACGCCTCGCAGGTCGCGAACGAGGTCGCCTACGAGGCGGTGCAGATCCTGGGCGGCAGGGGCTACATGAAGGACGAGAGCCCCGTCGAGCGGCTCTACCGCGACGCGCGGGTCACCGAGATCTACGAGGGCACAAGCGAGGTGCAGAGGATAGTGCTCTCCCGCTCCATCCTGCGCGAGTACTCGCAGGCGCTCGAGGCCCCCGGCGGCGTGGAGCGGTCGCGGCCCGTCCTCGGTTGA
- the cas6 gene encoding CRISPR system precrRNA processing endoribonuclease RAMP protein Cas6, translating into MELYCHEVTVRFLERAVVPPYEGSMIRGAFGRAFKESCCPFPHEGGYCPLGEKCPYGYVFETSPPEGMRDFSKNQQMPRPYVFEPPEGTRLEYAPGERMRFGFTVVGRAADYMPYFIYAFSRMEEMGVGRKRARYSLERIVARNPFSGECEEVFDGEVARNRRLPVTWEDAAREAERLEGERVRVEFLTPTQVRFRGEVAAGAPPFAALAQALLIRIPMLSAVHCGRLWREDFRARVERARAVRTVRDEAAWVSFRRYSSFRKRQEPLEGVVGGAEYAGPLQEFLPLLCMGQLTHAGRHAVFGLGRYRVLAA; encoded by the coding sequence GTGGAGCTCTACTGCCACGAGGTCACGGTAAGATTCCTGGAACGGGCGGTCGTGCCGCCATACGAGGGCTCCATGATCCGGGGCGCCTTCGGCCGCGCCTTCAAGGAGAGCTGCTGTCCCTTCCCGCACGAGGGAGGGTACTGCCCCCTCGGGGAGAAGTGCCCCTACGGCTACGTCTTCGAGACCTCCCCGCCGGAGGGCATGCGGGACTTCTCCAAGAACCAGCAGATGCCCCGCCCATACGTCTTCGAGCCTCCCGAGGGCACCAGGCTGGAGTACGCGCCGGGAGAGAGGATGCGCTTCGGGTTCACCGTGGTGGGGCGTGCCGCCGACTACATGCCGTACTTTATCTACGCGTTCTCGCGCATGGAAGAGATGGGGGTGGGGCGGAAGAGGGCCCGCTACAGTCTGGAGAGGATCGTCGCGAGAAACCCCTTCTCGGGGGAGTGCGAGGAGGTCTTCGACGGCGAGGTGGCAAGAAACCGGCGGCTGCCGGTGACCTGGGAGGACGCCGCGCGGGAGGCGGAGAGGCTGGAGGGGGAGCGGGTGCGGGTGGAGTTCCTCACCCCCACGCAGGTCAGGTTCCGGGGAGAGGTGGCGGCCGGGGCCCCGCCGTTCGCCGCGCTGGCGCAGGCGCTCCTCATCCGCATCCCGATGCTCTCCGCGGTCCACTGCGGAAGGCTCTGGCGGGAGGACTTCCGCGCCCGGGTGGAGCGGGCGCGGGCGGTGAGGACGGTGCGGGACGAGGCGGCCTGGGTCTCCTTCCGCCGCTACTCCTCGTTCAGGAAGAGGCAGGAGCCGCTGGAGGGCGTGGTGGGGGGCGCCGAGTACGCGGGGCCCCTGCAGGAGTTCCTGCCCCTTCTGTGCATGGGGCAGCTCACCCACGCCGGACGGCACGCCGTCTTCGGGCTGGGGCGCTACAGAGTACTCGCGGCGTAG
- a CDS encoding alpha-ketoacid dehydrogenase subunit beta, giving the protein MAVRTLLQAIHDALAEEMRSDERVMVLGEDVGRAGGVFRITEGLQEEFGPYRVLDTPLAESLIVGSAIGLSVNGMRPVAEIQFADFIPPAFDQIVSEAARFHYRSKGAWSVPLTIRVPYGAVHGGALYHSQSNEAYFCQVPGLKVVAPTFPADAKGMLKSAIRDPNPVLFYEHKRTYRLLKQEVPEEEYTLPLGRAKVHRRGEDITVCSYGLMLQYVLEAAERLSGEHGVQTEVVEPLTLYPLDRETILESARKTGKFLVVVEANITGSVAAEIAATVAQGAFEWLDAPVMRLGTPDVPAAAFARPLMDRLIPDRTRVEEAMLELARY; this is encoded by the coding sequence GTGGCGGTGAGGACCCTGCTGCAGGCCATACACGACGCCCTGGCCGAGGAGATGCGCTCCGACGAGCGGGTGATGGTGCTCGGGGAGGACGTGGGCCGGGCCGGGGGCGTCTTCAGGATCACCGAGGGGCTGCAGGAGGAGTTCGGCCCCTACCGGGTGCTCGACACCCCGCTGGCCGAGAGCCTGATCGTGGGCTCGGCCATTGGGCTCTCGGTCAACGGGATGCGCCCGGTGGCCGAGATACAGTTCGCGGACTTCATCCCGCCGGCCTTCGACCAGATCGTCTCGGAGGCCGCCCGCTTCCACTACCGCTCGAAGGGGGCCTGGAGCGTCCCCCTGACCATCCGGGTGCCCTACGGGGCGGTGCACGGCGGGGCGCTCTACCACTCCCAGTCCAACGAGGCCTACTTCTGCCAGGTGCCGGGGCTGAAGGTGGTCGCCCCCACCTTCCCGGCCGACGCAAAGGGGATGCTCAAGAGCGCTATCCGGGACCCCAACCCGGTGCTCTTCTACGAGCACAAGCGGACCTACCGGCTCCTCAAGCAGGAGGTGCCCGAGGAGGAGTACACCCTCCCGCTGGGCAGGGCGAAGGTCCACCGCAGGGGCGAGGACATCACCGTCTGCTCCTACGGCCTGATGCTCCAGTACGTGCTGGAGGCCGCCGAGAGGCTCTCCGGGGAGCACGGCGTCCAGACCGAGGTGGTCGAGCCCCTCACCCTCTACCCGCTGGACCGGGAGACGATCCTGGAGTCGGCCCGCAAGACCGGGAAGTTCCTGGTGGTGGTGGAGGCCAACATAACCGGGTCGGTGGCGGCCGAGATAGCGGCCACCGTCGCCCAGGGGGCCTTCGAGTGGCTGGACGCCCCGGTGATGCGCCTCGGCACCCCCGACGTCCCGGCGGCGGCGTTCGCCCGGCCGCTGATGGACCGCCTGATCCCCGACCGGACGCGGGTGGAGGAGGCCATGCTGGAGCTGGCCCGGTACTGA